GCCAACGGTACATTACTTGAGGCCTAATGCCAGAATCCTAACAAACTTGGAAAGTATTAAATAACTTGGAAACTACCTCTAGAGATATAATCCTCTTAAATTGGAAGGACACAGATTGATTTCCTATGATTTCCTGCACTACTAAAGCCTTCATGTGACATATCTTCCCCCCCTCAAGAATCAGCTCATCCTCGAGCTGATAAGGTAGACAAGGCTGCTAGAAATCAGCGTTATCAGCTGCATTATCATCATCGAGGAATGGATCAACCTCCATGATATACAACTTTTTGCAGCGGTGACTAGGGCCAAATTGCTCGTCACAATTGAAACATAGGCCCTGGGCTCGTCAGGTTACCATCTCCGCCCGAGATAGTGTGCGCCGTGGGCGCCTAGATCGTGCTACAGCCACTCCTCCTGGTGGTGGGAGAGCATTGGTTGCTGTCACGGCTAGTTCTGGAGCTGGGGTGCCGTTTCCCCGACGTTCACAAGTACGCGCCAAACTCATTGCCTCCAATAGAGAAGTCAGCCGCCACATCTCCACATCGAGTGTGAGAGGCTCCTGGAGATTAGTGGTGTAAATCATAACCTGTTGGGCAGCGGTAGGCACGGCGCACGACCAAGTAAGGCATTGAACTGCTTGTTGAAGTCTGCCACCAGGCTCGTGCACTTGAGCAAGATGAGCTCACCGAGGGCGTTGCTCCGTGAAGGTGGACCAAATTGGGTGTGAACCAACTCAGTAAACCGGTGCCATGGAGGCGGGCCGTAGACATCCTTGTACTGGCCATACCACAGCTGGGCGTCGCCCACGAGATGGAAGGAGGCAATACCCACCTTCTCAGGTTCAGTTGTATGTTGTGCGTTGAAGAAGAGAGCGCATCGCTTCAGCCAAGACATCAGGCTGACCTCGCCATCGTAGGTGGGAAACTCCATCTTGAAGTAGCGTGGTGGCCTGTCATCCGCCGTCTTGTTGATGGGGAGCGACGACTGGCTGGAGGGGTTGCCATCTTTGCCAGTGCTAGGGTTACAAGAAGGATGTTCACCCTTCTCTACGCTAAGGATCGCCAAGTTGTGTGCGCGTGTCTTCTACGCATAGTACCAAAGAGGCTGTCCGCCTTGACAGCGAGAGCCTTCTAATCTGCAGCAAGTTTATTCTGATCTTCGCACATGGTGGTCTGTGTGTTGCACAAAGCCAACAGGGATTCCTGAATCTTCTCGAGCTTCTCTTCCAAGGACATGGCGACGTCGGACATGGTGGGAGGGACGGGAGGGATGGATCTGTATCTGATACCAAATTGTCACGGAGTGGGATACAACGCCGAACCCCTGGACCTCTGCTGCGCAACTCCAGCCGTGGAGGGGCTGTCGCACAACAGAGGCAGGGGAGAACGAGAGAGAGGGAATAATTAGATCTGATTCTTTATTGATTTCCTCCCGTAAGAGTCTAGGGGCAGGCATAAATAGCCCACGTACATTACTTGAGACCTAAGGCCAGAATCCTAACAAACTTGGAAAATACTAAAGAACTTGAAAACTACCTCCAGAGATATAATCCTCTTAAATTGGAAGGATACAGATTGATTGCCTACGATTTGATGCACTACTAACGCCTTCACGTGACACATGTTGTTTGCATCATCGTCTCCGTCTACTCTCAGAGCTCGTGAAGCAGCCCACGCCTCCCTTCTCAATCCCCTCAACTTGCAATCGTATTTGTTTTGGTAGATATGCTCTTCAAGCACTTGAGCCTGCTTGGGGGATTATTCAGAGCAGGCTCAATGGACAATGGGGATGGAATAGCTGTTGGATGGTTAGGACATCCTGTTTTTAGAGATAAAGAAGGACGTGAGCTTTTTGTACGTCGTATGCCCACTTTTCAATGATTGGGTGGATGGTACGATTCTGGTTCAGTATCATGTCCAACTCTATGTTTTACTATCTGCAACACTAGTAATCCTGTACACACATCGGTAAACTTAAAAAAACTCTACAAGCTAAGGTAATACTAAGTGCATCTCCTGAATGCTGCAGCTTGGGTGTCACCTTCTGTGTACCAGATGCCACGCCCTTCATCCCACCTTTTCAACGCCGTTACTTACTAAGTAACTGTATGCTTACCAGGTATTTGTAAAAAAGGCAAACCTCCAAAGCTGGTTACACATATGATTCTCAAAATTTGGGTGTAACCTTTTTAACATTCTAATAGCATCATCTAAAAAAAAAGTTCTAATAGCATCATTTAATGTTAGCACTAATCTTGATTTGTATCTGCATATTTAGTTTCGTTCTGCATTTAGGTAGATGCATGGAGTGTGGCTTGGCTCCAGCAGGTGCACATGGTGAGATGCCGGAGATGGCCGTGCGATGCGGCGTTCCGGCGAGATGCCATCGGTGGCGAGAGGCTGCTGTGCGTGTCCTGGGCTAGCTGCATGTGTGCATGTGTGGCTGGCCGTATGGCCGTGTTGTTTCTCCTGGAGTGTGTCTAGGAGGAAGACGTGGTCATAGTTAGTTAGTTGGTTAGTTAGTGCATGGCCGGGTCAAGTGTTAGTGGCCGGCGTAGTGGTGTGAGTGCGTGCGTGTGTGGAGTTAGTGGTGAATGTGACACTCACGTTGGGTCTATATAAGGCCATGTAATTATTTGAGAGATTAAGGGAAGGAGAAATACAGAGTAGAAAACGTTGGCTGCGTGAGGCAGCCGGCACCAAACTCCATTGTCTACCATATGCTTGTGAGAGTTCAGAGGTAGAAGAAAGGGAGCTGCGTGATGCAGCTCctacatttggtatcagagcgagaaAATCCCGGAGGCCTACGAGGTGGCGGTGCGATGCTGCTGAAGTCGACGATGGTGGCGACGACTGACTCCATGCGAAGTGGAGGCCTGCGGAGCCTAGCAGCTGGGCGCGGTGCGATGCCGCGAGGTTGCGACGGCGGCGTCGATGATGCGATGCCATCACGAGAAGATGACGGCCATGATGGGCCGTTCCTGCTTTGAAGCTCCATGAGAATTGGAGAATCAAGATTAGGGGGTGATTGTTAGCACTAATCTTGATTTGTATCTGCATATTTAGTTTCGTTCTGCATTTAGGTAGATGCATGGAGTGTGGCTTGGCTCCAGCAGGTGCACATGGTGAGATGCCGGAGATGGCCGTGCGATGCGGCGTTCCGGCGAGATGCCATCGGTGGCGAGAGGCTGCTGTGCGTGTCCTGGGCTAGCTGCATGTGTGCATGTGTGGCTGGCCGTATGGCCGTGTTGTTTCTCCTGGAGTGTGTCTAGGAGGAAGACGTGGTCATAGTTAGTTAGTTGGTTAGTTAGTGCATGGCCGGGTCAAGTGTTAGTGGCCGGCGTAGTGGTGTGAGTGCGTGCGTGTGTGGAGTTAGTGGTGAATGTGACACTCACGTTGGGTCTATATAAGTCCATGTAATTATTTGAGAGATTAAGGGAAGGAGAAATACAGAGTAGAAAACGTTGGCTGCGTGAGGCAGCCGGCACCAAACTCCATTGTCTACCATATGCTTGTGAGAGTTCAGAGGTAGAAGAAAGGGAGCTGCGTGATGCAGCTCCTACATTTAATACTTAGTTATAACGCACAAGTTAATGTCAGATAGGTTGGTTTATGTTCTAAAAATTTCAAACTTCCAAAACTGGTTACACAAGATTCTGGGAATTTGGCTGAGACTAGTTATACAACAACATAATTACTCTCTGGTTGTAGGTGAAAAATAGCAAATGAAGAATGTGTTGCATAAAATATGTATATTCTTCGAAATATGACGTGGAGGTAATATACGTGTATTGTAGAATGCACATCAACTTTGAATGAAAATGGAATATGCTGAAAAAACAAGAATATACAAAACTTGAGATAATAAAAAGAATCTAAATATTTTTTAGATGGGCCTAGCTTAAAAGAGGGGATGTGCACCTTTTACTATAACTTCTCCACATTCTGATACATTTGCTGTCAACAAAGATGTCGTTCGTTGTTTTCTTAGCGTGTGAAATACCACAACCTGGAGATAGCATAACACATTCCTTAGTGCTGCTAATAGTACTTGCAAAACAGATGAAAGAGATCAAGCAAACCACATGAAACATACAACTTACCGAAAAATGAAATTCATTATTAAGGCACTTTTGACTGTCCAAAGAGTCATTGGATAAACTCATCAACATATTTTCCAACTGATAATTGCAGAAGAAAAACGATCAACATGAAAAGTTACCTAAGGTCACACAAATGTAATTATTTTCACTTCATCTGAAACTTAGAAATCTCTAATACACCCACCTCAACTGTAGTAGAAATACAGCTTCCATTGAAAGATTCAATAATATCACCTCTTTCAATGCCAATCTTTTCAGCATAAGATCCTTTCGACACCTAAGGTTCAATTAGCATTAAATAAGAATTATACACAAGAGAAAGGAGCAGATTTAGGAAGGCACTGTATACCTCTTGAACAATAAGACCATCATCAATGTTATATGCACGCCATATATCATCAACAAAGGCAGGTTCTAGAAGCTTGATGGCCTTAAACATCATTCCTAGGTGGGGCCGAAGGATTCTCCTATACAAAATCAAATAATGATTTAACATATTTCAGAGAATGTCACAAGCAAGTAACTCTTTCTATATAATCCATCATTCAGTGGAATCAAACTTATTTCAAACATGTTGAAAAAACTCCAATAGTAACGAAGTATTCCGATTCACATAGTTCAAAAATTTCTAAAGGGAATGAGACATGAACAATAGTGGAATCCAGCTTCTTTCTAACAAATTGCAGCTAATTACATGAGAAATGTGGAAATGAATCATGCAAACATACGAATTTAGAATGACATAACTACTAATTTACTTCTAGTGATTCGGTGAACTATATATAGATCTACGCCTAAcaataagcaaaaaaaaaaaataggagAGAGGATAAATACTATCACATAACTGATAGAGAAAACTCACCCTTTACTCTTCCATGAAGCCCAACACTTGAGCAAAATGGAAGAAGGGATAAAAGACCCTAATGTGCTACTAATGTTGACCATTCCAACCACCCCTCCATCCAAGTCAATGACTATCCCTCCATCGTCATACTGGAAGAATTCATATTGAATAATGAGATTTTACAATAGGATAAAATACACTGACAAAAGATTGCGAGATAGAACATCAAAATACATAGGAGTAAAAAAATTCGAACTGTAAAAAATGCACATAAATCTCATGATAAGGCCTGTTACCTCGttatcatgatcatcatcatcatcatcatcactatcaCTATCATGATCTGCACAATCAAAGTACATGTTGTGGTACCGCTCATACATGTCTGGATTAAAATATGCTGCCCGACCATATGTTATCCTTAGTTTCAATGAATTGTCTCTTCCTAGCCGAAAAACCTTCTGAGAAAATTTTACTCCTTCGTTAAAAGATGGCAAATGAACTGGTTGATCCACTTTAACACTCAAGACAGCAAGATCATAATGGGGCTGGTAGTAGAGTAGCTGTGCCTCTGCAGTGGTGCCATCTAGCAAATGAACGGTGACCTGAAAATTGTCTCAGAACAAATCATATTAAATTTTTAAGAAATGACAAATATATATTTTTAGAGAAAATGTATATGTTGTTTCGTTTATGATACTAAAAATGTCCAACAGTAAAAGACATGCAATTTGGACTAGCTATCTTATGCCGAGGAGTTTATAAGTTTCAGATGGAACTAAGTAAAGTGATCTGATTGATAAGCATTTCATCCTGATGTATAGGAGACAAGAACCTGTACTATGAATGCAATTTAAAATTTTCAGCGCGGTCAGCATACAGAATGATTGTGgaagaaaagaaaaacagaagGAATGGAATGCCCTGTGGGCTATGAAGATCTCATCCAAAATCGGAAAAACTGTTCGGCACCTCTCTTCGAATTCTAATAGGAAGTGCACCTCTTGTGTCTGTGTCAAGTGTGTGGCACAACAGAGGATTTTTGAGATCCTGCTTTTATTAATTATACAGCTCATCATGCGTTTGGTCTCAACTGGATGAAGACCTGATTGAGGTTGTAGCTAATTTGAACACATCAGATGCGAAATACTGGGTTTTCAGAACTATAGAGGATTTTGGAGCGGCTAAGGTTAAAAAAAAACATTCGTTGCTTACTGGGCTATGTGGGCAACAAGATAGAAACTGATTAAGCAAGGTGAATTCCAATGTCAACTGTAAGCATTCTAAATCGTATGAAGACTGGATTTAGAGGTACTGGTGCTATTAATCCAATAAAAGGAAGTATCATGAAAAGCAGGAAGGGAACCGGGTGATGGATTCCTCCTGGCCAGAATTATGCGAACAAAAATTTCAACACAGCACCGCTAAATCTAAAGATAAAGGTGTTGTTGCTTCTACTTGTCGAGATAACAAAAATGACATTTTCTTGCAGCTACTGTCATAACTATGCAGAGTGTTCACTGATTAGCTTCAGGCTGCCTAAATATTGTCAAGATCATGGAGGGAATGCCGAGATGCCCTATACGATGATCGTTGAAGATATAGAACGATTGGTTGCATCTTTAATTTCTGGCCAGGGAATTTTAATTGTGCGCATGAGGGTAGAGATTCAATGTGGTGGCCACTCAATGGCAACACATCATGTAATCTGAGGTACCATGACGTTTAGGCAGCTCCTATTTCCGCTAACAAACTTGTAATGTCCATGCTAAAAAaactaagggcatgtacaatggttatATCTTAGCATTGCCACCTAGGATAATTGATGACGTGGAGGAGAGAGAAATAGGAAAAAGAGGTTTgtcttctcttagctaagagatcatctcttagcaacACTTTGTCTCACCACTTTTTTAGGGATGTCTCATTACTAGAGATAAGACTAAAAATAACCCATTGTACAACATGTTTTTTTGTTATATCTAGATTACGTGGCGGAACTACGATAAGACAGTCTTATCAACCATTGTTCATGCCCTAAGATGTAAACTGAAAGTTCATAGACACATCGACTTACATTAGCTTTCGAATCGTAATGTGCTTCGTCTATCCAGACGTCACTGCTGGTGTCAGGAGGATCATTTGTGTGAATCAGATGCGCGGTCGTCAACACAGTGCCGGTTTTGCTCCCCTCGTCGAAGTCAATCCAGAAACCAGAGCACCGTTTGAGCGGCTCGCCACCTGCATCCATCcatgcaaaacttacataaagttGTGCCAGCCATGATCGTGGACTAAATAAACAGAGAAGGTGGTTGTGCCAAATAGTACATACCGAGAGAGGATGAGATCCCAAGTAGAGATTTAGCAGCGGAGAGCACGGCCTTGCTTCCAGGTTCACGGATGGGGAGCAACCGCCGGGTGTGAAAAATGGTCGGAGTTTCGAAGCGATCAAGAGTAGGGATTTCCACCTTGTTGGGGGCTATACATCGATCACGGCATCACGCAGCACGGTTAGCAACCACCGGGGAAAGAAATCAAAGGAATTGATGCTGAGGATGGGAAAAGAAATCATACCTGGTTTCTCATCTTTGTAAATCTCGCTGAAGAACGCCTTGGGATCGGTGAAAAAAAGGTTCGCCCCTGGCACCAGCACAAAAGACGAGTCATTTTCTCCCGCTTTCTCTAGATTTATTTTCTCCCTCATCAtcttctcctttctcctctcTCGCATTGTTGCTAATCTCCGCATCCACGCATCTTCCTCCTCATCCCTCCGTAGTTTCCTCTTATTCGCCTCCATGGTTCTTTCCTTCGTGGACCTCTCCACGGGCGCACTCATCTTGTTTCTTGGATCGCCTCGAACTAGACTGGATGGTCACGAGTTGCCCTCTTACGTTATTGGGGAAGGGGGTGGTGGTGCCGAGTGGGGTTATTTCGCCCTCTTGCGGTCGGCGGAAGGGACcgaccggcggcggcgcgggctcgGAGTGGACCTACCGGTGGCGGCACGGGGGCGGAGCTCGGGAACGCggaaccgtagccggcgactggaGGAAGAGCCAGCCCGCGAGAGAGATGTCGGGCTCGGGAAGGAGGATACGATCGACTTGCTAGCAATGTGCCCAGCCGTCTGATCTTGACATCAGGGCTGTCCGATCTGAAGTGTGAGATCAGGGAGGGCCATCCACTAGCTTGCCTAATCTCAAGGGCGTATTGAGAAAAGGGTGTGTCTATGTCTAAGTtggctgagattttcttaagtctcagtcacctcagaaaagtgcaactcggttcagttgcacatttctagtagaaaagtgcaattgcacttttttaacagaaaagtatAACTCAAGTACTTTTTTgcaagtgacttagacttaagaaaatctcagttgactgagacatagcaaaaccgttgAGAAAATGCGGTTACTAAAACCTTTTTTGATACATGTAGAGCATGTCCTAGACTCCTTGTAACTCGGCCTTTAATAACGCGGATAATAAAGTGCAATGCAAAACCAATTTTTAGTCTGGCAGAACAAACATCGTACTGTAGATGAAAATATAAATTTTGAGAAAAGATTCAAGGGAGAAATAAACATTCTTGCATAGCAACAATGAGTTTGTATAAAGATTACCCATAGTTCATACAAACTTTCAAAACAAAATAGTCTAATTGGTTGCCGCTGGATACCTCACCGAAGCCTATAGATGCTGTCGGTGGTACTCATTCGCTATCACAACAGAGGTCGACGTAGAACATCGCTTGCGGCTCCACGATCCGGTGCCACTCCACCTTCTTCGCTTGGTTATGACGCCCGTGCGGAAGAGGGGGTCGTTCAAATACACGCCCTTGCGGCTGTGCTTGGCGGCCCACGCAAGTGACGGGCGGGAGCGTTGCAACGCCATGACCCGCTCCATGTTGGCGTCATCGACGAAATCCTCCAGCGCGATATTCTCGTCGGTGAAACCCTCGTCAGTGGAGTTGTCCTCATCAATGTAGTTGTCCTCCTAGTCGGTGGAATCCTCATCAGTGGAGTTGTCCTCCATCTTCACCGGCGGTAGCGGGGAAGCGCGCCTATCCCCGTCTTCACGATGTTGGCCTCGCGCTGGAAGAACATCGGGGGCGGCGTTAACCCGAAGGTTGTGTGTCTCTTCATTTTGCGCTTCTGCTCGTCGGGACACGCCTGCACACCTCGTCGTTGGAGCGGGCGGCAGGAATTCCATGGCCTAGacgtgagggggagtgttgaatataaatacactgcctagtctctttccatcagttcggacttttggtttaaTTGGCTAGTGCAGCAATCTTTCAAATGCCTCTTTCTACCTTCACTTAGATGTACATGCGAGTTATTCTTGATCCAAAGCAATGTGAAATGAGTATGGTTGATTGAAGTACGAacaaagagattgtagacaagcCAAAATGAGAAAGAGACAACACGAATGATCTAAAGTACTTGAAACTCGGCCTTCCTTTCTCGGAGTTGGAGATCAAAGAAGCCATAGAGGATTTACCTCTCGACAAGGCTCCCGGGCCTGATGGTTTCTCCATGGCCTTCTTCCGTTCCTGCTGGGATATTATTAAAGAAGATCTCATGGAAGTCATTAACGCCTTCTCTGAACTCTCGACGCAGAACTTTCATATCTTAAACACCGCCAATATGGTTCTGCTGCCGAAGAAGGATGGCGCGGACGCTATTTCTGACTTTCGACCTATTAGCCTCATCCACGGGATTCCGAAGATTATTGCCAAAGCCATGGCACGTAGGCTCAGCCCTAAGATGAATGAGATCGTGTCTCGGAGTCAAAGCGCCTTCATCAAGTCTAGAACTATACATGACAACTTCATGTACGTCAGAAACACGGCTCGCAAACTTAATCGTAGGAAAACGCCAGCTCTCCTCATCAAGCTTGACATCGCAAAGGCCTTCGACTCCGTTCGATGGGAGTACTTGCTGGATCTTCTGCAGCGCCTCGGTTTCCCTCGGAGATGGAGGGCTCTCTTAACGACACTCCTATCTACGGCCTCTTCTCGGTTTCTCCTTAATAGAATCCCAGGAAAGAACATCAGACATGGCCGCGGTCTCAGGCAGGGCGACCCCCTCTCTCCACTTCTGTTCGACATCGCCATCGACCTGCTACAAAAGATTCTGGACGAGGCTACTAACTCTGAGCTTCTTCATGCTATGCCGGGCGGTTTAGAGGGTCCCAGAGTCTCTCTTTACGCAGATGATGCGGCTATCTTCTTGACCCCTACAGCTCATGATTTGTCGGGTCTCGCCAATATTCTTCAAAAGTTTGGAGAAGTCACGGGGCTGGTGACTAATGTGATGAAAAGCTCCATCGTCCCTATACAATGCACTAATATAGATCTGCATGATCTCTTGAATAACTTCCCAGCTGCAATGGCTCCCTTCCCCATAAAATATCTGGGATTGCCTCTCTCTCTTGGGCGGCTCAAGCAGGCAGATCTTCAACCCTACATCGATAAAGCGATGGCGCGCCTTCACCCTTGGAAAGGTAGGTTCCTGAACAGAGCCGGCTGCACCGCCCTCGTCAAATCGGTGCTTTCCTCTATGCCTATCTTTTTGCTGACAGCCCTAAAAGCAGACAAGGGCATCCTTAAGGCTTTTGCGAAGATCAGCCGCGGTATGCTTTGGGCTTGCAAGGAGGCGGCGAGTGGGGGGAAATGCAAGGTCAACTGGCAGAAAGTCTGTCGCCCAAAAGAGCTTGGTGGTCTCGGGATCCTGGACCTGGAAAAAATTTCTCGCGCTCTGAGACTCCGATGGCTTTGGTACGAGTGGACGGCGCCGGATAAACCTTGGGTtggttcggaaacgccaaatgatGCTTATGACCGGGACCTTTTCAATGCGGCTACCAAGGTCTCCATCGGCGACGGTGAAAAGGCCTCTTTCTGGTCCTCTTCCTGGCTTAACGGTACCCCTCCTAAGGATATTGCCCCTCTGATCTTTAAGGCGTCAAAAAGGAAGAACCGGTCGGTCCGTGATGCCCTTCACGATCACAATTGGGTGGCCGACATTGCGGTTGAGGTCTTCACAGTGGAACACATGGAACAGTATGTCCGCCTTTGGGATCTCATCGCGAACGTTGCTCTTTCTCCCGGCACTGAGGACTCCATTACATGGACTTTAACTCCTAATGGTTGCTATTCAGCTAGATCTGCCTACAATGTTCAGTTCATGGCAGCCCTCCCTTGCCCCTTTGGCAACATTGTCTGGAAGACCTGGGCCCCTCCGAAGTGTCATTTTTTCGCCTGGCTTGCGGTCCAAAACCGTCTCTGGACAGCCGACCGTCTGGCCAAAAGAGGGTGGCCTCATAACCCTTCCTGCCAGCTTTGTAGATGCTCCCCGGAAACGGCCCGACATATCCTCTTCGAATGCCGATTCTCCAAGAGAATATGGAACGCAGCGGCGTCGTGGCTCTCATGCCCGGACCTTGCCCTGTGCCTCAACACGACGAGACTGAAGCTGTTGGATTACTGGCAAGCCATTGCCAAAGCCCCCATCTCTTCCCCCAAGGGTCTTTGGACAGCCATCATGCTTGTTTCCTGGGAGATTTGGAAGGAGCGGAATGAGCGGGTTTTCAACAACAAATCTTCCTTACCCTCGGCGATCATGCATAAAGTTAGGGAGGAGGGAAAGAACTGGATCCTTGCCGGTGCTAAGGGTCTGAAAGAACTTCTAGGCTAATCGTTCTTGGTTTGTTcccttaggggggggggggggggggggcttggtTTTTTCCCCCGTTTTGATCCTTTTTTCCTTTTATGGCTTCTGCCATCCCCATGTTTTCTTCTCCTATATTAATATAAGGCAAAAACTTTTttgcccgtttcaaaaaaaaactcaatAAGGGTAAAGCGTTCTTAGTGTGTTGCGGATTCACCAATACGAGGATGGGGGCGGGCTCGCTGGCACGCTTAGGAGCGAGCATCCTCATTGGGGGAGGGGCAGTTGGAGTGCACATTGAGCGGAGGGGTCGGTGAACAGAGGGGCCTACGAAAGGCGATGAAAACCATGGCCGATGGGAAGAGGAGACCGACGGCTTACTTGGGCCGAAATCAGGGCTAATTACAGAGGAGTCGAATGTGGAACCGCAGTAAGAAGATAGGGAAAAGTGGAGGAAAAATAGAGTACCTATTGTAGGTGGGTCCTTGTATGTTTTACGGGTCTGTTCTATCAAACCTTACATCGTGTATGTGTAGGTGAGTTTTCTAGTCGGTTATTGGTGCATATATaagtgtgatacgtccaaaacgtatctactttcccgaacacttttgctattgttttgcctctaatttgtgtattttggatgcaactaacgcggactaacgctgttttcagcagaactgctctggtgtctcgtttttgtgcagaaatccaactttcaggaaaatcctcggaatttatgcagaaggccctattttcacagaatattgacggagccagaaggacaagccaggtggaggcccgagggccccacaccataggccggcgcgg
This Lolium perenne isolate Kyuss_39 chromosome 1, Kyuss_2.0, whole genome shotgun sequence DNA region includes the following protein-coding sequences:
- the LOC127319136 gene encoding uncharacterized protein: MSAPVERSTKERTMEANKRKLRRDEEEDAWMRRLATMRERRKEKMMREKINLEKAGENDSSFVLVPGANLFFTDPKAFFSEIYKDEKPAPNKVEIPTLDRFETPTIFHTRRLLPIREPGSKAVLSAAKSLLGISSSLGGEPLKRCSGFWIDFDEGSKTGTVLTTAHLIHTNDPPDTSSDVWIDEAHYDSKANVTVHLLDGTTAEAQLLYYQPHYDLAVLSVKVDQPVHLPSFNEGVKFSQKVFRLGRDNSLKLRITYGRAAYFNPDMYERYHNMYFDCADHDSDSDDDDDDDHDNEYDDGGIVIDLDGGVVGMVNISSTLGSFIPSSILLKCWASWKSKGRILRPHLGMMFKAIKLLEPAFVDDIWRAYNIDDGLIVQEVSKGSYAEKIGIERGDIIESFNGSCISTTVELENMLMSLSNDSLDSQKCLNNEFHFSVVVFHTLRKQRTTSLLTANVSECGEVIVKGHLVS